The nucleotide sequence GTTAGAAAAGTCTACTAAAGAAGGCAGTAGCAGGTCTGAATGATCAGAGACCCCCTGGGAAGGTCTTGAactaaatattagccaggcaacGAGTATTTTATAATGGCTGTGTACAAGATGGATTGGAGAGTAGAAAGGCTAGAGAGTGGGAGAAAACCTCATGACTAACCACTGGTCTAGGGAGGTTGTCATCTAATTCTGCCAGAGTTTAAAGGTCTTGTTCTTTGTATCTAATTCTGCCAGAGTTTAAAGGTCTTGTTCTTTGTATCTAATAATTCCAGGTGATAAGAGAGAAATCCTTTAGATATTACAGTTGCTACTAAAGTGCTAGCCTCTAGCAGTCAAACTCTATACTTCAGGTTACCGTACCCAAGTTCTTCCAAAGTCATGGAGCAAAACAAGGCAAAGAGGCTTCTTCAAGCTTACCTGGGTGGGAACTGCAACTGGTTCAAGTTCCACCCCTTAGCAGTCATCAGGTTTGATAGTCGGTAGATGTCAAAATCACGGGATCCCAGAGCAATGACTGACAATTGGGGATTCCCAAAAACAAAGATGCCTTTGATATTttccagtcttaaaaaaaaataaataaaggaagaaaaagtaaaccCAGTCACATATAGTCCTCTGGTCACTATCTCTTTAATCATTCAAAGTCTTCCTTATAATGAATGCAATCTAACCCCTTGGGCTTTAGTCTTCTCATCTTCAAAAAGAAGGCTACACTGGGATCACTGGTTCTCACTGAGATCAGAATCATAGacggaataataaaaatattccaaggCCCAAACCCCATCTAGATCCAATCACTCAGAATCACTGACTTCAAACCTGTCTACCCAACTACCAATTATACTCCCCTAGATGTTTCTGAGACACAAAAGATGtactaaaaaaaatttctggaaaaataatcTGCTCATCTCCACAGTTCTAAAAAGTCATATGTAATCcctaaagaaagaaacagcataGCAGGTCTTAACAATGGCCCTATCAGAGCTATAGGAGgaccttttatatatatatataatttttatttgtttgtttgcttatttgagacagggtcttgctctgtcacccaggctggagtgcagtggtgttgtgatcatagctaactgtaacctcaaattgctgggcttcaagcagtcctcttgccttaacctcctgagtagctgggaccaaaggtgcacaccaccacatgtggctaatttttatttttatttatttttgagatggagtttaattcttgttgcccaggctggagtgcaatggtgccatctcaactcactgcaacctccgcctcccgggttcaagccattctcctgcctcagcctcctgggactacaggcatcgccaccacgcctggctaattttgtatttttagcagagatggggtttttccatgttggtcaggctggtctcgaactctggacctcaggtgatccgcccgcctcggcctcccaaagtgctgggattacaggcatgactcaccacacccggcctcatggctaatttttaaatttgttgtagagataatgtctcactatgttgctcgtGTTAGTCTTtaattcctgggcttaagagatcctcttgccttggcctcccaaagtgctgggattacaggcctgagccaccgcacctggccaaggacctttttcaaatgagaaatgcCTGCTGGCAGCTTTCCTTCCCCCTCAATATACTTAAAAAGCCTCCCCAATCCAAGTGACACATAGAGAGATGGGCAGATAAGATGTTAACAGATACATCAGACAAAGCATGCAGCCTGTTCTGGCTTTGGCTTAACCCAAGATTTCACTGTCCTCgtttcctctttccttctggcccatttctaattattttcttattccaaTGATTCTTCAAGTATGATTCCTGGAGCAGTAGCATCAGTATCTCCAGAAATGGAAGTCTTTAGACCCCATCCCAgttctactgaatcagaaactctaggggtGGGCCCAGCTATCTGTGTTTTAACAATCCCTTCAGGTGATTAGGATGCATGCTCAAGTTTGGGAATCACTGTTCTAACCATTAAATTGTACAATGGTTAGGGGAAGAGCTGCCTTAGGGGAAGAGCTGCAAGTTGTTAAGACATTCATAGAGATGAGACAACCTACAAATGAGGCCCCCGTCTCTGAAGACCCTCCAAAAGTCAGGGCAGAGAAAAGGGAGCTTATCCTCCCAGGCCAGCACCACACTCCTTAGCTGCTGCCCTAAACCCTCTGTCTCGCGGGAGACAACAGGTGGGCTAGGGCTATGGATACTTAGCCAGGCAGGTGCCTTGAGcctactaggaaaaaaaaagcaacagacaAGGCAGAACCCCAGTCTTCCACACATACTCTGACTTGAGGAAGCGAGCAGTTTTGATGATCTGTTTGGTAGCTTCAACATAGCCGTTCTCACCGAAGTGCATCAAGGCAGCCCAACAGGCTGCGCTAATGCCACCAGGCCGTGAGCCTGCGATGGTTGGGGAAGCATAGATGCCACCCTGCCAATCTGTATCAACGAAGAACTGATAGTTCCTGTACTTCTTGTCACTATACAACACCAATGATGAGCCTTTCGGGGCGTAGCCATACTGTGGAAGAAGCAGCAGACAAGAAAAGTGAGAGTACGGTTCTGTCTGGCAGATCTTGTCCCAGAACTCTCATCATGCAAAGGAAATCCTATATATTTCTCAGTTTCTCTGTTATGTTTCCCACTCACATTAAGGATTCAAACTTAAAATGCTAAAGGGTAGTAGGAACTTAAGAGACAGAGTTTAAATTCTCTATGTTAGGAATGAGGAATCTGAGACCCAGGGAAGAACAGTGCCCAGTTAATCGGTTTACTCCCTCTCTTGCCCAGCATGTGGTTTACCTTATTTAAAGTATTTCTCTGGGGGCCATATGTCAGGATAAAAACAAGGATAAGTTTGCAGTGGAAGCCAGGAAAGGATGGAATTTGACACTTCGAGTTAAAATCACCATCTGACCCCCTTCCCATCTTTTTTGCTTAGTATTACTAAGAATATTATGCTTATAAGAACATAATGGTGCTCAGAATCTAAAAGCTACTTAATCCAGCTTTAAAATGAACTATGTAACTGGTTTCCTTATAGAACATCTGACCCCCTAATAACTCTCACTAAAACTAATATGAAACTAATTTCATTACCTGAACCATCCAGAAACGGATGGTTATGGGAAAAGGACACAGGCGCTATCTGGGTGGTAcggaaaaaacagatgctgacCGAAAATCGGCTGCAGATCACACAGATTTTGAAAAACAAGTCTTTAATATACTTGAGTTTAAAACAAGCCCTGAAAATGCAATCAAAACAAGGTACACATTCCTGAGGCTGCTAATACTTCTTCTACATCTGGATGTATATTCGATAGCATTATCAACTGATCGAGACTTTGTCTCAGTCCACCAAGGGTGGCAGGCATGGCCATCTCAAATGCTGAATGTTCCTGAGCACACAGGTTCTTCCCCTTTCCCAAAGGACTCTTACGTCAACATTCGCTTGTCATGTAGGCTCAGCCCAGTTGCACAGCAGCTCTAATGTTATCTACCAGCATGGGAACTCCACTCCCAACCCTCACACTCCTCTACCCTCCACCTCAAATCAGCTCaaggcttcagggagcttttCAAACAAGGGCCGCTACACTAGCGTGCTCTAGTTACACACAGTCAGTGGATACAGAAATTCTCCTAGCCAATTTGAGATAAAGGTAATAGGTTCATTTTCACTACTGCTTGTCACCTCTACCACTATACCCCATCACCTGAACCAGCTGATCTGGTGACGGTAAAGAGAGAGTTCAAAACATGCCTCTGATGAGAATTCTATAGttaattttatactttggggAGAAGCTaccaatttattttatcaataatagTCAAAATAACCAACTGGTAACACTTGATCTCCTCCTTAGCTCACCTTATGGGTGTCAGCTGAAATGCTGGTTACACCTTTCACCCGGAAATCAAATGGGTGCTCCAGTGGGTATCCTGCTTTCTCCATAAAGACGATGAGGAAGCCTCCCAGACAAGCGTCAACATGAAGGGGTATTTTGTATTTGACAGCCAGCTTgtaccaaaaaacaaagaacataaGAGAATTTCCTTTATAGCCCTATAATAAAAACTGCAAGACATGGGCGGAAAGATGGGCTATAAACACAAGGCTGTTTTGTATTATGCCtcccatgtttttaaaaaatggctatttttaaCATTCCCAACAAAATTTATCTTTCAAATGTATCTTCCCTTCAAAATAATTCATCTGAAATATGGTatctattttgtatttaaatatgcATGAACTCAAACTCCCTGCAAAATCAAGCAGGAAATGAGTAGAGCTCTGATTTAGGCTGCCTCTGGCGCAAGGGAAAGGTCCTGTTCAGTCACTACAAGATGAGGCGCAAGGGAGAGGGAGGTGCTGAGGGGCAGCTTATGGAATATCACCCTTTGGTGGGCACATTCCTACATGCAGATTATTTCCAGATCTCAATCTAAAAGGCAATACTATTTCAGAATATCTAGCTTAAAAGGCCTCAGCCTTGTACTATCCTCCCCCACAGCAGAGACTAGCAACTCTTAGAGGCTTCGAACAGAGCTGCATGGCTTCCCCTAGGGCTGATGAGAGTCACTCATCACTACTGTGgtcaaacaggaaaataaaaatcacttcttTTTGCCAAGTACTGCCCCATTaggctttgttttaaaatatccatttgcCTGCCATAGCAGCCCATTTCTCTCATATACCTTGGCCACTTCAGGGACAGGATCTATTACACCATGAGGAAACTGTGGGGTAGAACAGACGAGCATAGCAGTGTTCCTGGAGATGGCTCTTCTCATTGCCTAGGGATttaaagtttaaaggaaaatgagaatcTATGTCACAATTACTCTTCTCTTCTGCTGCCAAGAGCAATCTGGGCTGCCAGCTTAGAGTTCCAGTTCCACTAGTACCCCCTCCTTCACCACTCCAACTGGGAGAAGACTGAATCCCACCATGGTGACAGGACACGGGCGAGTCCAGGTAAGTCCATTTGGAGAATAGTCTGAGagcacaaaataagaaaagaatcgCTGTGGGGGCGAAAACAATATTGAGCTAAGAGGCCAAAGAGCCAAACGTGAACCCCAGCCCCACAACCTACCAGCAGTGAAACCCTCAGTACACTACTTCAGTCTGTTCGTCTGTTATCTGTGAACTACAAAAATGTAACAGCTTCATCAACCTCTCTGGAATGTCATAAAGCTCAAATGGGATTCTGACAGAACACTGAAACTAGAAAATTCCTCTATACAAACGTGAGGCATAAAAATAATCACTATTATAATGACAATGGTATTAATTCAAGCCAATCTAAACCACAgtgagagtctttttttttttttttctgagacagggtctcactctgtcacccaagctggagtgcagtggtgtgaacacagctcactgcagcctcaaccccctagggctcaagtgatcctcccaccccagcctcctgagcagctaggactacaggtgcacgccaccacgtccagctactttttataattttgtgtagagacaggggtctcactatgttgctcagactggtcacgaactcctgggctcaaaggttcaagtaatcctccctcctcggcttcccaaagtactgggattacagatgtgagccaccatgcccagggcaTGGTAAGAGTCTTAAGGGAATTGAGTCCATGttcattttacaaatagagaaaagaaaggaaaagtgatgGTGCTGACAGCAAAACCTGTGTCTCTCAAGTCCCAAGTTAGTGACTAGATCACCTCCCTTTCAGAATTCATGAACCTAGGAAAAGActgaggccaggagcggtggctcacgcctgtaattccagcactttgggaggccgagatgggcggatcacgaggtcaggagaccgagaccatcctggctaatatggtgaaaccccatctctactaaaaatacaaaaaaaaaaaaactagccgggcgtggtggcgggcacctgtagtcccagctacacaggaggctgaggcaggagaatggcgtgaacctgggggacggagcttgcagtgagccaagattgagccactgcactccagcctaggcgacagagccagactccgtctcaaaaaaaaaaaaaaagaaaaagaaaaaaaagaaaagactgaagcTGCAGTCAATCACCACTATCAGTGTAGTTTTTCATATTCTGGCTGCCACAATCAAAGGCAGTCAGACCCGTCTAAGTGTGACTGGAAACGGCTAGTCAACAAGAGGACCTTTCTGCCATCAGAGCCCAGCACAGACAGTGGGCCCTCCAGAGGGACTCACCCGCACATCCACCTCCATCATCTTCGTCAATGGGACCCGCACAATCTTCATCCCAAAGTAACTGGCTGCTTTGTTAAATGCAGCATGGGCACTTTGGGGAGCCACACTAGATGACAGGGAAGAGAATAATAATGAAATTCAGaccaaaataatagaaaacatcaTTAGCAGCTAATCTAAATTACCGGGAGTAAATTCTgattattttcccccaaattaaaaGTGTTCATACTGCTTTCTTTTTAAGCACACCCAAAAAGAGGCCCACTGATTTTCTGCAGAAACTTCCCTCCTATTTAGGAAATCATTCTGGCAATAGGAAGAGGACTCAGAAGTGATCCCACAGTGAGGGATTCAAAGCATAAAGCAAGGCTGGCAGGCGGAAAGCTGGGGGACAGAGACTTTGGGTGAGAGCAACACAAGGCAGAGCAGGCTAACAGCTGCCTACCAAAGACAGGCACCTCAGTGAGAATGAGAAGAAGGCTTCCCGGCACAATGCGTGTTCAAGCAGAAATGTGAACACAGCGGCCAAGCATCAGCTCAGTGGCCCCTTCCAACTCTGAAAGACCACAAACCTGAAGAAACTAAAATCCCCATTTCTCCTACACATTTGGAAATAGTATTTCAAATAGTGCTGAAAGAGAAAACGAGGTCACGCGTATTTGCTTTAAGACTTTCCTCAACTAGTCCATTCATACAACGAATCTGTTCCCTTTAAGGAGAAAAATCTCTACTACTGAGGAAGTTGCAAGCACCAAAGATCAACGTATGAAGAAAGAATGGCGGCCTGGTTTATTCTCTTATGCTACATATGAACCACAGCATGAGACCATATGCAATAAATCCCCTTTGTCAGTGATACTTGCAGTAAAAATATTAAGATGTAAGATAAACATACTGTACAAGGGAACAGTCTAGGAAAAATAATGTAaccaaacatcaaatttatgtcCAAGGAAGGCAATGTGGGTAAAtctcaaaaagatatttttattcttcctccCAGAAAACAGCCCTCACACTAAAGTTTTCCCAGAGAATACCCTGAGGCAGCCTATAATATTAAGTCACTTTCTAAGATAAGCAGAAGTAAAGTACCTAGAGAGCTTTCTTTAGGCTCCAAATAACTTGCCAATATCACAGGATTCAAAGATGTAGTCCTCAAACTCTCACTTTTGGAAAAAGGATCTTATTTTTGCTTGTAGTATATACTATGTAGatctgggggtggggcaggatgGGAATGATCTTGAAAAATAACTGGCTGATCCATTTAGAATTTTACTGAATGTGAAAGGGTAAGGGCAGAGGGGCTAGGACAGGGGGGAAGGGGGCCAGAATtatgagaggaagagaaggagcagGAAAATGGATTATCTGGTTTAGTTTCATAAAGTAGTACTCCAGACAGACAAATTCAGAAGGGGCAAAACagccacacatacatacatttctGGAGTTTTGATCCCCTTCTCGAAGGCCAGGTCCCGATATGCTTTGCAGGCCATCAGTATGCTTTCTGTTCCCCCAGAAGTCACCTATAATAAAGAAGAGATGCCATCTGTTGGGGGAGTCAGGGATGCCCCGATTCTTCATGCCCTGATCTTGACAATGTTTGATATAGAAACAGGTAAGGTCTTGGATGCATGCTGCAAGGCAGACACTGCCATGTCTTCCAGAAGGAAAATTTGGCTTTATTGGCTAAGCCTAATTTTGGCTCAGGAGAAGAATGAAAGCTACTAAATAATGAGCAGAAACTCAGCACTGTCTAGACAAATGCACATTTGCCCAGATCCCACCCATTCACAATCCATTTGCGTTTGtgtattaatttttcaattttcagaTAAGATGGGGCATTTTATGTCATTCAAAAATatcagaattttaatttaaattttcaatgCCTGCTAAAGAATGTGAAATTGTGATTACAATTCTAGTAAACTGTGCAATACACTAAGAGACATTCAGACTTTCCAAAGTAAACTGCTGGTTTCGACAAgtttgaaagagaaaagcagaagttTCTACTTGATGGAAGTTTGTTGCCttgtttgaaataaaacaaaaatcctaatcctttttaaatgaagtaaaatgtTTTCCTAATGTTTGGCCTAGCCCCTCTGATAAACACATTTCTTTACCAGAGTTCAAACAAAAGGCATAGGGGTCTTTTTATTCAGCTATTTTCTCCACTGGACTATACATTGATGAAGGTAGGGACCAGTCTGTTCATGACAACATTCCTAGCACCTGACATAGTTGCTGACACCTAACAAACCctcaatccatttttttttttttttctcttgagacagagtctcactctgttgcccaggttggagtgctggggcatgatctcagctcacagcagcctttgcctcctgggttcaagcgattctcttgccatAGTTacctgagtagctcagattacagacgcccaccaccacgcccagctaatttttgtatttttagcagagacagggtttcaccatgttggccaggctggtctcaggctcctggcctcaagtgatctgcccacctcagcctcccaaagagctgggattacaggtgtgagccactgcacctggcctccacaTTTCTTAATGCCTGACTTGACTCTCAGTAAACCTTGACTAACACAGGCATGTCATAgccatctggctattttttttaaaaaaataatatataagaatgaatcattctaaaataaacaaaaagccgCAGTACTAAACTACCTGGACAACTTCTTAGACTTACCA is from Macaca fascicularis isolate 582-1 chromosome 9, T2T-MFA8v1.1 and encodes:
- the SGPL1 gene encoding sphingosine-1-phosphate lyase 1 isoform X7, with protein sequence MPIIGRKTDSSKRFRNEPGCIPVKLSLRIQIQDKLNKTKDDISKNMSFLKVDKEYVKALPSQGLSSSAVLEKLKEYSSMDAFWQEGRASGTVYSGEEKLTELLVKAYGDFAWSNPLHPDIFPGLRKIEAEIVRIACSLFNGGPDSCGCVTSGGTESILMACKAYRDLAFEKGIKTPEIVAPQSAHAAFNKAASYFGMKIVRVPLTKMMEVDVRAMRRAISRNTAMLVCSTPQFPHGVIDPVPEVAKLAVKYKIPLHVDACLGGFLIVFMEKAGYPLEHPFDFRVKGVTSISADTHKYGYAPKGSSLVLYSDKKYRNYQFFVDTDWQGGIYASPTIAGSRPGGISAACWAALMHFGENGYVEATKQIIKTARFLKSELENIKGIFVFGNPQLSVIALGSRDFDIYRLSNLMTAKGWNLNQLQFPPSIHFCITLLHARKRVAIQFLKDIRESVTQIMKNPKAKTTGMGAIYGMAQTTVDRNMVAELSSVFLDSLYSTDTVTQGSQMNGSPKPR
- the SGPL1 gene encoding sphingosine-1-phosphate lyase 1 isoform X8; this encodes MPIIGRKIQDKLNKTKDDISKNMSFLKVDKEYVKALPSQGLSSSAVLEKLKEYSSMDAFWQEGRASGTVYSGEEKLTELLVKAYGDFAWSNPLHPDIFPGLRKIEAEIVRIACSLFNGGPDSCGCVTSGGTESILMACKAYRDLAFEKGIKTPEIVAPQSAHAAFNKAASYFGMKIVRVPLTKMMEVDVRAMRRAISRNTAMLVCSTPQFPHGVIDPVPEVAKLAVKYKIPLHVDACLGGFLIVFMEKAGYPLEHPFDFRVKGVTSISADTHKYGYAPKGSSLVLYSDKKYRNYQFFVDTDWQGGIYASPTIAGSRPGGISAACWAALMHFGENGYVEATKQIIKTARFLKSELENIKGIFVFGNPQLSVIALGSRDFDIYRLSNLMTAKGWNLNQLQFPPSIHFCITLLHARKRVAIQFLKDIRESVTQIMKNPKAKTTGMGAIYGMAQTTVDRNMVAELSSVFLDSLYSTDTVTQGSQMNGSPKPR